AGTCAAGGAATATAGAAAATGTGTAAAGggaaagagagactgagatggactCCAACACATACATACAACAAGTAAGCTGTTGATTCAGCACCACCGAGGTGGACAGCGACCGAGTCAGCAGCCTGTACTTCATCACGAACACTAAAGACATTCCAATGAAccagaaaacaaatcaaatgacCAACACGATACTTTATATACAAAATAGTGTAACTGTTGAAATGCTTTGAAATAGCTCTTACCTCTCCAGAAGCTCTCCTCCTGTGTTCAGGTACCACTAGAGTATTCCCATTGCTGCCCGGGACTATAGTAGAACCTATACTCATTCTGGGTCCAACTAACATGTACCGTTTGTCTCCGGATCGGTACTGGATGCTGTGGCACAGTGTCCCGTCGTAATTCACATCTTGTAAATACTTGGAGGAATCATCTGGGGCTTTGGAGCACTGCATTACAATCAACACGATGATACTGATGATAAAAAGTGCTGAAACTGACCCCAAAGTtatgatcaaataaaatgtaatgcTGTTCTCCTCCTCGTCTTTTACTGCGCTTTTAACATCAGATGCTGCAAAAGCCTCTTTGGGCTCCACAACGTTGATAATCACAGTAGCTGTTGCTGAGAGTGAAACGTTCCCATTGTCTTTTACCAGTATGACCAGTTTATGCTCAGCCTCGTCTGTCTCTGTGAATGACCGAAGTGTCCTTATCTGTCCTGTATAACGGTCCAAAGCAAAGAGACTGTGGTCAGTAACTTCCTGCAGTGAAAATAATAACCAGCCGTTATATCCTATATCAGCGTCATAGGCTCTCACTTTAGTCACCAAATGGCCTGCGTTCACATTGCGGGGAATCTCCTCCACACCTTCAGCGGAACCGTTAGCGCTGACTGGATACAAGATCACTGGAGCGTTGTCGTTCTGATCCAGAATGAACACATTCACTGTGACGTTGCTGCTTAGTGACGGAGTTCCAGAGTCTGTAGCTACAACTTGGAATTGGAACGTTTTGAGCGTTTCAAAGTCAAAGCTTTTCAGTGCGGATATAAGTCCATTATCAGAATTGATATTCAGGACAGGTGCCATGGCGTTCTGTGTTCCTTCCCCTCTAACAATGTGATATAAAATCGCAGCATTTTCATTCAAGTCTTTATCTGCGGCGCTTACAGAGAATATGGACCCACCAGGTCCGTTATTTTCCACTAAGTACAGCTCAAGAGGGTTTTGGTAGAATTCTGGACTGTTATCGTTCACGTCTGATATCTGGACGTTCAGAGTTTTGAATGTGGACAGAGGAGGCTGACCACAGTCAGTGgctgttattgtgatgtcatacagGGACACAAGTTCTCGATCTAAACGCTGCTTCGTAACTAAAGAGTACGTGTTATCTTGAAATGAAGGTTTCAATTCAAAAGGTACATCTTCTGACAGACTGCAAATGACTTTACCGTTAATGCCGGAGTCTTTGTCAGTTACACTTATGAGAGAAATAACAGTTCCTGGTTTGGAATCTTCAGAGACCTTATTGGAAAGGGATGTTACCTCTATCTCGGGTTTGTTATCATTTACGTCAAGTATTTTTATGATAACCCTACATTCTGTCCTCATAGGGGGCTGTCCCTTATCTGATGCCATAACATCAGCTCTGTAAACTTCAGTATCCTCAAAGTCGATATTACCCTTCACTGATATTTCACCGGTATTGGAATCTAAGCTAAAAGTATCATATACTTTTCTTTTTAGGTTTTTCACGAATGAATATATAATTTCAGAATAAACACCGTCGTCCAAATCGGTAGCATTAACTTTAGCAACAATTGTTCCAACTGCACCGTTTTCATGTATTGTCACAGAATAAACGTCCTGGTTGAAAATAGGTCTGTTGTCATTATTATCAAGAACAGTGACTGAAATGTTGACATGCCCTGATCTTGGCGGGCTACCGCCATCGATGGCCGTTAAAACTAAAATATGTTTGCTTTCACGTTCCCTATCGAGAGGTTTATGTAATTTCAAAACAGGGAGTTTTCCTTCTTCTCCAGTGTCCCGCAGCTCCAGATCAAAATATTCAGTATGGCTTAATTTATATAAACGAATAGAATTCATTCCGGAATCTGGATCACGTGCTGCCTGTAACTGGAAACCTGTGCCTGGCAGAGTAGATTCTGCTATTTCCAAATTCTGTTCTTTCTCTGAGAAACTGGGTGAATGGTCGTTCACATCACTTATCTCTATCCCCACATAATGTATTTCTAGAGGATTCTCAACAACGATTTTCAGGTTTATCATGCACGCACTACTGCCATCACAGAGCTCCTCTCTGTCGATATTCTTATAAACATACAAGACGCCATTGTTCTGATTAACCTGGAAAAGAGCGTCCTCGGATCCAGAAACGATACGAAACCGCCTCTCCACCAAAATACTGACGTCAAGACCCAAATCCTTAGCAACATTTCCAACAACGGACCCCTCTTTCACCTCCTCTGGAATAGAGTACCTTATCTGAGCCGAAACCTGCTCCACGAAGCACAGCAGCAAAGAGAAACGCAGAGCAACACACCAATATTCCCATCTGCGCCTTTGTCCTCCGTCTCCCATCGTCAAACAGCGGAACAAAAACACTGTCCTCAATGAAAAAATACAATCCTAATGATCAGATGACCAACTTGCAATGATCCATACTGAATTCAACTTCTCAGTCAGTAAACAATTATAGCCTGCTCTGACATGGCAAGTCTTGTTCTGATGTCTGGACCACTCTCTCGGTATGTGTAGAACAAAACAGCCCAGAGAGGGGCAGAGCCTACTCTAAGAGTAAATACCTGACAGTCTCCTTATGTTATACTGACACCCTGC
The Oncorhynchus mykiss isolate Arlee chromosome 31, USDA_OmykA_1.1, whole genome shotgun sequence genome window above contains:
- the LOC118945984 gene encoding protocadherin alpha-3-like, which translates into the protein MGDGGQRRRWEYWCVALRFSLLLCFVEQVSAQIRYSIPEEVKEGSVVGNVAKDLGLDVSILVERRFRIVSGSEDALFQVNQNNGVLYVYKNIDREELCDGSSACMINLKIVVENPLEIHYVGIEISDVNDHSPSFSEKEQNLEIAESTLPGTGFQLQAARDPDSGMNSIRLYKLSHTEYFDLELRDTGEEGKLPVLKLHKPLDRERESKHILVLTAIDGGSPPRSGHVNISVTVLDNNDNRPIFNQDVYSVTIHENGAVGTIVAKVNATDLDDGVYSEIIYSFVKNLKRKVYDTFSLDSNTGEISVKGNIDFEDTEVYRADVMASDKGQPPMRTECRVIIKILDVNDNKPEIEVTSLSNKVSEDSKPGTVISLISVTDKDSGINGKVICSLSEDVPFELKPSFQDNTYSLVTKQRLDRELVSLYDITITATDCGQPPLSTFKTLNVQISDVNDNSPEFYQNPLELYLVENNGPGGSIFSVSAADKDLNENAAILYHIVRGEGTQNAMAPVLNINSDNGLISALKSFDFETLKTFQFQVVATDSGTPSLSSNVTVNVFILDQNDNAPVILYPVSANGSAEGVEEIPRNVNAGHLVTKVRAYDADIGYNGWLLFSLQEVTDHSLFALDRYTGQIRTLRSFTETDEAEHKLVILVKDNGNVSLSATATVIINVVEPKEAFAASDVKSAVKDEEENSITFYLIITLGSVSALFIISIIVLIVMQCSKAPDDSSKYLQDVNYDGTLCHSIQYRSGDKRYMLVGPRMSIGSTIVPGSNGNTLVVPEHRRRASGECS